Proteins from one Pectinophora gossypiella chromosome 19, ilPecGoss1.1, whole genome shotgun sequence genomic window:
- the LOC126375426 gene encoding cathepsin O-like yields MKKWWNWILAVALICLLFIAIPISLSKNKEQMYRPMFDEYVEKFNKSYKNKTDEYETRFQHFMASMEEIERLNAESRGPDDHRARYGLTKLSDMSKAEYREIHLSDEKVTKHPSHYGKTWKDRRKNHTDDHKREPGDQITNNVYVIIGRQKRAALPMQVDWRTKGAVGPVRDQGMCGACWAFSTVGAMESMAAINTGKMTTLSVQEVIDCAGLGNNGCAGGDICVLLDWLAITDTAVETDSQYPLRLLDGACRLPANATGVRLSSFTCDDLVANEGRILQMLATHGPVAVAVNALTWQNYLGGVVQYHCSGAKADLNHAVQLVGYDLTKDIPYYIAKNSWGTEFGINGYLHLAIGSNICGLANEVASVDVI; encoded by the exons ATGAAGAAATGGTGGAATTGGATACTCGCTGTAGCTCTAATATGTTTATTATTCATTGCAATACCTATAtcattaagtaaaaataaagaacaaaTGTACAGACCAATGTTTGACGAATACGTAGAAAAGTTTAATAaaagctataaaaacaaaactgatGAGTATGAGACGAGATTTCAGCACTTTATG GCTTCAATGGAAGAAATTGAGCGATTAAATGCTGAATCGCGAGGCCCTGACGATCACAGGGCTCGCTATGGCCTTACGAAACTCTCAGATATGTCTAAGGCTGAGTACAGGGAAATCCACCTGTCTGATGAGAAGGTGACTAAGCATCCGTCTCACTACGGAAAGACCTGGAAGGACAGAAGGAAGAATCACACAGATGACCATAAGAGAGAACCTGGGGACCAGATAACCAATAATGTCTATGTAATTATTGGAAGACAGAAGAGGGCGGCTTTACCAATGCAGGTTGATTG GCGGACGAAGGGCGCTGTAGGTCCAGTGCGTGACCAGGGCATGTGTGGTGCTTGCTGGGCCTTCAGCACTGTGGGGGCCATGGAGTCCATGGCCGCCATCAACACTGGCAAGATGACAACGCTCAGTGTGCAG GAGGTGATAGACTGCGCAGGCCTCGGCAACAACGGGTGCGCAGGCGGCGACATATGCGTGTTATTAGACTGGTTGGCGATCACCGACACGGCAGTGGAGACTGACTCGCAGTACCCGCTGCGGCTACTAGATGGCGCCTGTCGACTGCCCGCCAACGCTACTGGCGTGCGGCTGTCTTCCTTCACTTGTGACGA CCTGGTGGCCAATGAAGGTCGTATCCTGCAGATGCTGGCCACCCACGGGCCTGTAGCGGTGGCAGTCAACGCTCTCACTTGGCAGAATTACCTTGGTGGGGTCGTGCAGTACCACTGCAG cGGCGCTAAAGCAGATTTAAACCATGCTGTTCAACTCGTTGGATATGACCTCACGAAGGATATACCCTATTATATCGCCAAGAATTCTTGGGGGACAGAATTTGGGATCAACGGGTACTTACACCTGGCGATAGGGTCCAATATATGTGGCCTGGCCAATGAAGTGGCTAGTGTTGATGTTATATAG
- the LOC126375425 gene encoding RNA-binding protein 41-like yields MSTEPLPKEFEKTTEVLPFTKYGLQSFKEFKQAEKDLQNLECLKKIGLTSEEIKLYQDNEAGLLDQRKKVECSVLKSKLDSIYNRINESQNEAGSSKQEEPCSSKDTDIFERLQKQPITFYPEGHPMNEIKELEENLFGHLKTDIIPITKRRKILRHLERRKERILAQEKQLIPTIDHSSKVAKSGSLWDVKELPTRSQQSAEKEKQVMGPKQRQMYTIKDNKIVRLEPVNVEERMHENNVVNNGIEQQEFRAVDIVIPVNGAEEQLLEGTKMSVDDIRTIERFKDYEPGIPSKVLYLKNIAPSVGQEQLSLLFNQFQLENGGPIDVRLMTGRMRGQAFVSFHSEDLAIRALEEVNGTILSGRPVIVEFGRNSNRIQDDNR; encoded by the exons ATGTC TACTGAACCTCTGCCAAAGGAGTTCGAGAAGACCACAGAAGTATTGCCTTTCACCAAGTATGGATTGCAATCTTTTAAAGAGTTCAAACAAGCAGAAAAAGATTTACAAAACCTAGAATGTCTGAAAAAGATTGGATTGACTAGTGAAGAAATAAAGCTATATCAGGACAATGAAGCTGGCCTCCTAGATCAACGCAAGAAAGTGGAATGCTCAGTGCTGAAGAGCAAGTTGGACAGTATTTACAATAGGATAAATGAATCTCAAAATGAGGCAGGAAG ctcTAAACAAGAAGAACCATGCTCTTCAAAAGACACTGATATATTTGAAAGGTTACAAAAGCAACCCATCACATTCTATCCTGAAGGACACCCTATGAATGAGATAAAAGAATTAGAAGAAAATCTCTTTGGACATTTGAAAACGGACATTATTCCCATTACAAAGAGAAGGAAAATTCTTCGACATCTAGAGAGGAGAAAAGAAAGAATTTTGGCTCAAGAAAAACAGTTGATACCAACTATAGACCACTCTTCTAAAGTTGCTAAATCAGGTAGTTTATGGGATGTAAAGGAATTGCCTACTAGATCTCAGCAATctgctgaaaaagaaaagcaagtCATGGGACCAAAACAGCGACAAATGTATACCattaaagataataaaattgtgagATTAGAACCAGTTAATGTTGAAGAAAGAATGCATGAAAATAATGTGGTAAATAATGGTATAGAACAGCAAGAATTCAGAGCTGTTGATATAGTAATACCAGTCAATGGGGCTGAGGAACAGTTGCTAGAAGGAACTAAAATGAGTGTTGATGACATAAGGACCATAGAGAGATTCAAAGACTATGAACCTGGGATTCCTTCTaag GTCCTGTACCTCAAGAACATAGCACCGTCAGTCGGTCAGGAACAGCTGTCTCTCTTATTCAACCAGTTCCAATTGGAGAATGGGGGTCCGATTGACGTGCGGTTGATGACAGGCCGTATGAGGGGACAGGCGTTCGTCTCATTCCATT CTGAAGATCTGGCGATACGCGCACTGGAAGAAGTGAACGGTACTATACTGAGCGGCCGGCCCGTCATAGTAGAGTTCGGTAGAAACAGCAATCGCATTCAAGACGATAACAGATAG